In Helicobacter mastomyrinus, a single genomic region encodes these proteins:
- the petA gene encoding ubiquinol-cytochrome c reductase iron-sulfur subunit, with protein MQDAKRRDFLGMALGGLAAVGTLASLYAMKRSWDPLPSVVSAGFTTFDLSALQEGVLQTVEWRGKPVYILKKVAGSQKTEGRDFEVNGAIYTVGIQICTHLGCIPGFNQGTQEFACACHGGRFNASGVNEAGTPPPRPMDIPPFKIDGTKMVLGEEGQEYKALFETKKA; from the coding sequence ATGCAAGACGCAAAAAGACGCGATTTTTTAGGAATGGCTCTAGGTGGCCTTGCTGCTGTGGGCACACTCGCTTCTCTGTATGCTATGAAGCGTTCTTGGGACCCATTGCCTAGTGTTGTATCGGCTGGATTCACGACATTTGATTTAAGCGCATTGCAAGAAGGTGTGCTTCAAACGGTGGAATGGAGAGGAAAGCCTGTATATATTCTTAAAAAGGTAGCAGGTAGCCAAAAGACAGAGGGTAGAGACTTTGAAGTAAATGGTGCGATTTACACAGTAGGGATTCAAATTTGCACCCATTTAGGTTGTATCCCCGGATTCAATCAAGGAACGCAGGAATTTGCTTGTGCGTGCCACGGGGGACGATTTAACGCTTCTGGTGTGAATGAGGCTGGGACTCCACCACCTCGTCCTATGGATATTCCGCCGTTTAAGATTGATGGGACAAAAATGGTATTAGGTGAAGAGGGGCAGGAATACAAAGCCCTTTTTGAAACAAAAAAGGCGTAA
- a CDS encoding NAD+ synthase yields the protein MDAFVQEGTRFIQKQFEKRGFKKAILGLSGGVDSAVVAFLAVIALGKDNVRALLMPSLSSHHTHFDDALSLTQFLDIDSKIIQLSPFQKSFAQEEGMELDRLMSKLDSLQKMRMGNFCARMRMAFLYDGASADNALVLGTSNKSEILLGYGTIFGDLACAINPIGGLYKTEVFALAQMLGVPQHIISKKPSADLLFNQSDEADLGYSYECIDTFLRALSDMGGIDIDIESREEIKNILCKKGFEANMVESLCARVWNNAFKRTMPTIFHYRECNAVD from the coding sequence ATGGACGCTTTTGTGCAAGAAGGCACACGATTTATACAAAAGCAATTTGAAAAACGTGGGTTCAAAAAAGCCATTTTGGGCTTAAGCGGTGGGGTGGATTCCGCGGTAGTGGCATTTTTAGCAGTTATAGCATTGGGGAAAGACAATGTCCGTGCATTGCTTATGCCCTCCCTTAGCTCGCATCATACACATTTTGATGATGCCCTCTCTTTGACACAATTTTTAGACATTGATAGTAAAATCATTCAGTTAAGCCCATTTCAAAAAAGCTTCGCACAAGAGGAGGGTATGGAGCTAGATAGATTGATGAGTAAGCTTGATAGTCTGCAGAAAATGCGTATGGGGAATTTCTGCGCAAGAATGCGTATGGCATTCCTCTATGATGGTGCGAGTGCGGATAATGCCCTTGTCTTAGGTACAAGCAATAAGAGCGAGATTCTTTTAGGCTATGGGACGATTTTTGGGGATTTAGCCTGTGCGATTAATCCTATTGGTGGGCTTTATAAGACAGAGGTGTTTGCCCTCGCGCAAATGCTTGGAGTGCCTCAACATATCATTAGCAAAAAGCCTAGTGCGGATTTGCTTTTTAATCAAAGTGATGAAGCGGATTTAGGATACAGCTATGAATGTATTGATACCTTTTTACGCGCTCTTAGCGATATGGGCGGCATAGACATAGATATAGAATCTCGCGAGGAGATAAAAAATATTTTATGCAAAAAGGGCTTTGAAGCTAATATGGTAGAATCCTTATGTGCGCGTGTGTGGAACAATGCCTTTAAGCGCACAATGCCTACGATATTTCATTATAGAGAATGCAATGCGGTGGATTGA
- a CDS encoding tetraacyldisaccharide 4'-kinase, producing the protein MRWIDSYFYNPNIWQKCLSITLLPVSLLYGICALIRRKCGKFYDFSLPIVSLGNLVVGGSGKTPFIIETARHFEKVAIVSRGYKRASKGLVVVSEWGEIRVSQLESGDEPYLLARELKNASVIVCKDRKKAIEKAKQMGAKVVFLDDGFRFAFKKLNIVLIPLLKPYFSLCLPSGMYREIPSAYKAADILVREGIDYTREVNIESPSQRMLLLTAIANPARLDEFLPDVVGKITLSDHARFDKAFLEQAISQYNATSLLVTSKDEVKLLDYGLPLSMMRLKLTIKPDILESIRTYIECFDSPVDLQDSKPNQKERV; encoded by the coding sequence ATGCGGTGGATTGATAGTTATTTTTATAACCCAAATATATGGCAAAAGTGCTTAAGTATCACGCTTTTACCTGTTTCATTGCTGTATGGGATATGTGCTTTGATAAGACGTAAATGTGGAAAATTCTATGATTTTTCCCTGCCGATTGTGAGCTTGGGGAATCTCGTCGTAGGGGGCAGCGGCAAAACGCCTTTTATTATCGAAACAGCAAGGCATTTTGAAAAAGTAGCAATTGTCTCAAGGGGCTATAAACGTGCTTCAAAAGGACTTGTAGTCGTGAGTGAATGGGGGGAGATTCGCGTCTCACAATTAGAATCTGGCGATGAACCATATCTCCTTGCAAGGGAGCTAAAAAACGCGAGTGTTATCGTATGCAAAGATAGAAAAAAAGCCATAGAAAAAGCCAAGCAAATGGGCGCAAAAGTCGTGTTTTTAGATGATGGATTCCGCTTTGCTTTTAAAAAGCTTAATATCGTGCTTATACCGCTTTTGAAGCCTTATTTTTCCCTCTGTCTGCCAAGCGGTATGTATCGCGAGATTCCAAGTGCCTATAAAGCGGCAGATATTCTTGTGCGCGAGGGGATAGACTATACGCGGGAGGTGAATATAGAATCCCCAAGTCAGAGAATGCTGCTTTTAACCGCTATTGCCAATCCCGCGCGACTTGATGAATTTTTGCCCGATGTGGTGGGTAAGATTACACTAAGTGATCACGCGCGATTTGACAAGGCATTTTTAGAACAAGCCATCAGTCAATACAATGCCACAAGTTTGCTTGTAACGAGCAAAGATGAGGTAAAATTGCTTGATTATGGGCTGCCTCTAAGCATGATGAGGCTAAAACTCACAATAAAGCCTGATATTTTAGAAAGTATAAGGACATATATAGAATGTTTTGATAGCCCTGTGGATTTGCAGGATTCTAAACCCAATCAAAAGGAGAGAGTATGA
- the bcp gene encoding thioredoxin-dependent thiol peroxidase, with product MRLQNGDKAPFFRLPSADGIEIALQDLLSKKVVVYFYPKDNTPGCTIEAEEFSALLEEFSAKNAIIVGISPDSPKCHKNFIDKKSLKVLLLSDSDKSVASSYGAYGTKMMYGKEVQGIIRSTFIINQNGLIEQSFYNVRAKGHAQKVLESL from the coding sequence ATGAGATTACAAAATGGAGATAAAGCACCGTTTTTTAGATTGCCAAGTGCCGATGGAATAGAGATTGCCTTGCAAGATTTATTAAGCAAGAAGGTTGTTGTATATTTTTATCCTAAGGACAATACGCCCGGCTGCACTATTGAAGCAGAGGAGTTTAGCGCATTACTTGAAGAGTTTAGTGCGAAAAATGCCATAATCGTAGGCATTAGCCCTGATAGTCCTAAATGCCATAAAAATTTTATTGATAAAAAATCGCTCAAAGTGCTTTTGTTAAGCGATAGTGATAAAAGCGTGGCAAGCTCTTATGGTGCGTATGGCACAAAAATGATGTATGGCAAGGAAGTGCAGGGCATTATCCGCAGCACTTTTATCATCAATCAAAATGGCTTGATAGAACAAAGCTTTTATAATGTCCGCGCCAAAGGACACGCTCAAAAGGTATTAGAGAGTTTATAG
- a CDS encoding SMP-30/gluconolactonase/LRE family protein: MYQLRLALLMIFCGIMQAKEVSFKVYDETFNALIDTTKQPVVLYDKGIWLEGPQVLPNGNVIVSDVKANKVLEVRINQDDVTRSKIHTWLMPSHFQNGHTLDREGRIIAASHGKRAIERLNTQGKAEWEVLIDSYQNKKFNSPNDVIVDSDGDIWFSDPKFGLLNPLEGYRGEAEQEGEFIYRYSSHTKTIVRLRTPLLRTPNGLALSPDEKILYIADSELAYNVNDKGLKHQILAYNIDKDKTLRKGRVFVVIESGFPDGIKVDKQGNVWSSSQSGIQVFSPKGKVIGEIILPQVVGNFAFSLNDEALAALQKQGLRATKDKQMRLYVASLSKIYVFSLKVQSGVKR, from the coding sequence ATGTATCAATTACGATTAGCCCTCTTGATGATATTTTGCGGGATTATGCAGGCAAAGGAGGTAAGCTTTAAGGTATATGATGAAACTTTTAATGCCCTTATTGATACTACTAAGCAGCCTGTTGTGCTTTATGATAAGGGCATTTGGCTGGAGGGTCCCCAAGTGCTGCCTAATGGCAATGTGATTGTAAGCGATGTCAAGGCAAATAAAGTCTTAGAAGTAAGGATAAATCAAGATGATGTTACTCGCTCTAAGATTCACACTTGGCTTATGCCATCGCATTTTCAAAATGGACATACCCTTGATAGAGAGGGTAGAATCATCGCTGCTTCACACGGGAAGCGGGCTATTGAGAGATTAAACACGCAGGGTAAGGCAGAGTGGGAAGTGCTTATAGATTCCTATCAAAATAAGAAATTCAATAGCCCTAATGATGTGATTGTCGATAGTGATGGCGATATTTGGTTTAGCGATCCTAAGTTTGGCTTACTCAATCCACTTGAGGGCTATAGAGGAGAAGCAGAGCAGGAGGGGGAATTTATCTATCGCTATTCATCGCATACAAAAACTATTGTGCGCCTTCGCACCCCGCTTCTTAGAACGCCCAATGGCTTAGCCTTAAGCCCTGATGAGAAGATTCTCTATATTGCTGATAGTGAGCTAGCATATAATGTGAATGATAAGGGTTTGAAGCACCAAATACTTGCATATAACATTGATAAGGATAAGACATTGCGTAAGGGCAGGGTATTTGTGGTTATAGAATCTGGATTTCCTGATGGTATTAAGGTAGATAAGCAGGGCAATGTATGGTCAAGCAGCCAGAGTGGCATACAGGTTTTTAGCCCAAAGGGGAAGGTGATAGGAGAGATTATCTTACCTCAAGTGGTGGGTAACTTTGCCTTTAGCCTTAATGATGAGGCATTAGCAGCCTTGCAAAAACAAGGCCTGCGTGCTACAAAAGACAAGCAAATGCGACTTTATGTAGCTTCTCTCTCAAAAATTTATGTATTTAGTCTCAAAGTGCAATCGGGGGTTAAGAGATAG
- a CDS encoding Plug domain-containing protein, which yields MKINPINLSLLMLVSQVVIYADEDSQLAQVPPPPRNIEDKSDKNTQRQVKLSTSVVTAPTDLETYQSGETINQQMLETNPSGNGDITSILRILPNVQYDNAQLKSTTPGEIDPANISISGGLFYQNNFQLDGFNINNDLDPAGGTTNGPAALKSGRSQGFNIDTSLLESVSVQDSNISAAYGRFTGGVVEANIRKPRNDGFHGNISYQYTSDKFTRYFIHENAESAFATSSDENYQPHFTKHLIKASVEGYITKNLGLIGAFSTTRSYIPLNAYSTIATANTTITSAEANTQREQKRISDNYYLKAHYNPTESFTLEANIGYIPQFNTYYNNVAKNSYYTMQSGGWQAGLKALWDTSLGLWTNNLGYSRLQNSRRSDASYFFSWYASSEKNWAINSAGRAGEGGYGDNDQLQNTLTYKSDMAFEPLDIWKTSHTFRIGGELSYQSLANNRLTDYYGFSNPVNTNNMNCPVGADNLGLYACSNASPITTAQSSWSGQYFNAVNLYLPKGTLELNTFSYGIFAEDDIKLYLQQYGEINTRFGLRLDGDNYMDKHTLAPRFSMNYTTPANRAYKSTFIFGANRYYGRNLFSYRLYDALSTTAGTYNRTSPTDDWVFTPNNNRTSSTKFSQLNVPYDDELMIGITQNLWAFNATLKYIHREGKDEIMRRSRSTSSGNAPAIAGYSNTYNFYTNDGSSQSDIITFTLNNITPLETFGVKHHYLLAFDYTNTKRTYNLFSADEAYFDDNDIVYNGEIIKYRNRPTDNYTRPYTLRLNTTHSFNIWKTKWLWNNFFRYRAGYERMVLLTRTSAGYNPNYSNLQQYGKMRFQGAFTWDMRIGFDVNVYKGNTLFMNLDIYNVLNTQNMTTTSGSNTLVYATSTAIPVYEVGRQFWLQVGYRY from the coding sequence ATGAAAATAAATCCTATCAACTTATCCCTACTTATGCTTGTGTCTCAAGTGGTAATCTATGCCGATGAGGATTCGCAATTAGCGCAAGTCCCCCCTCCCCCCAGAAATATAGAAGATAAAAGCGATAAAAATACGCAAAGACAAGTCAAACTCTCTACTTCTGTCGTAACTGCTCCCACTGATTTAGAAACCTACCAAAGTGGAGAGACTATTAATCAACAAATGTTAGAGACTAATCCTAGCGGTAATGGAGACATCACAAGCATACTTAGAATCCTTCCCAATGTCCAATATGATAACGCACAGCTAAAAAGCACCACACCCGGAGAAATCGACCCTGCAAATATTAGCATAAGCGGAGGGCTTTTCTATCAAAATAACTTCCAGCTTGATGGATTTAATATCAATAATGATCTAGACCCAGCAGGTGGCACAACAAATGGTCCCGCTGCTTTAAAGAGCGGCAGGAGTCAAGGTTTCAATATCGATACTTCACTTTTAGAATCTGTCTCTGTGCAAGATTCTAATATCTCTGCAGCCTATGGGCGGTTTACCGGTGGGGTGGTAGAGGCAAATATCCGCAAACCTCGCAATGATGGCTTTCACGGAAACATTAGCTATCAATACACGAGTGATAAATTCACACGATACTTTATCCACGAAAATGCAGAATCTGCCTTTGCCACTTCAAGTGATGAAAACTATCAGCCTCATTTCACAAAGCACCTCATCAAAGCAAGTGTGGAGGGCTATATAACAAAAAATTTAGGTTTAATCGGAGCATTTTCCACGACAAGAAGCTATATTCCACTCAATGCCTATTCCACCATAGCCACTGCTAATACAACCATAACATCAGCAGAAGCTAATACTCAAAGAGAGCAAAAAAGAATAAGTGATAATTACTACCTCAAAGCCCATTATAATCCCACAGAATCTTTTACTCTAGAAGCAAATATCGGCTATATACCGCAATTTAATACTTATTACAATAATGTTGCTAAAAATAGCTACTACACTATGCAAAGCGGTGGTTGGCAAGCAGGGCTAAAGGCTCTATGGGATACGAGTTTAGGACTATGGACAAATAACTTAGGTTATTCACGTTTGCAAAACTCAAGGCGAAGCGATGCGAGTTATTTTTTTAGTTGGTATGCAAGTAGCGAAAAAAATTGGGCGATAAATTCTGCAGGGAGGGCAGGAGAAGGCGGTTATGGTGATAATGACCAACTACAAAATACATTAACCTACAAAAGCGATATGGCTTTTGAGCCTTTAGATATATGGAAAACTTCACATACTTTTCGCATAGGTGGGGAGCTAAGCTATCAAAGCCTTGCAAACAATCGATTGACCGACTATTATGGATTTAGTAACCCTGTAAATACAAATAATATGAATTGTCCTGTTGGAGCTGATAATTTGGGGCTTTATGCTTGTAGCAATGCTTCTCCTATAACCACCGCTCAATCTTCTTGGAGCGGACAATATTTCAATGCCGTGAATCTTTATCTGCCTAAGGGGACATTGGAACTCAATACCTTTTCTTATGGAATTTTTGCAGAAGATGATATAAAGCTTTATTTGCAACAATATGGAGAGATAAATACACGATTTGGGCTTAGGCTAGATGGCGATAACTATATGGATAAGCATACTCTAGCCCCTCGATTCTCAATGAATTACACTACACCAGCCAATAGAGCATATAAAAGCACCTTTATCTTTGGAGCAAATCGCTACTATGGACGCAATTTATTTTCTTATCGACTTTATGACGCACTCTCTACAACTGCAGGAACGTATAATCGCACTTCTCCCACAGATGATTGGGTTTTTACTCCAAATAATAACCGCACTTCTAGCACAAAATTTAGCCAACTCAATGTGCCTTATGATGATGAGCTAATGATAGGGATTACACAAAATCTATGGGCTTTTAATGCGACATTGAAATACATTCATAGAGAGGGCAAAGATGAGATAATGAGACGAAGTAGAAGCACTTCAAGTGGTAATGCCCCTGCTATTGCGGGATATAGCAATACGTATAATTTCTATACCAATGATGGCAGCTCTCAAAGCGATATCATCACCTTCACACTTAATAATATCACACCACTAGAGACTTTTGGGGTGAAACATCACTATTTATTGGCATTTGACTACACGAACACCAAACGCACTTATAATCTTTTTTCTGCAGATGAAGCATATTTTGATGATAATGATATTGTTTATAATGGAGAGATTATCAAATATCGCAATAGACCTACGGATAACTACACACGTCCTTACACCTTGCGACTGAATACCACACATAGCTTTAATATTTGGAAAACTAAATGGCTATGGAATAACTTTTTTAGATATAGAGCGGGATATGAGCGAATGGTGCTACTTACTCGCACGAGTGCGGGGTATAATCCTAATTATAGCAACCTCCAGCAATATGGTAAAATGCGCTTTCAAGGTGCTTTTACTTGGGATATGCGGATAGGTTTTGATGTCAATGTCTATAAGGGCAATACATTATTTATGAATCTTGATATATACAACGTATTGAATACACAAAATATGACGACTACCAGCGGCTCTAATACCCTAGTCTATGCTACTAGCACGGCTATCCCTGTCTATGAAGTTGGCAGGCAATTTTGGCTACAAGTGGGGTATCGGTATTAA